One genomic segment of Hemiscyllium ocellatum isolate sHemOce1 chromosome 49, sHemOce1.pat.X.cur, whole genome shotgun sequence includes these proteins:
- the LOC132837383 gene encoding histone H3, which produces MARTKQTARKSTGGKAPRKQLATKAARKSAPATGGVKKPHRYRPGTVALREIRRYQKSTELLIRKLPFQRLVREIAQDFKTDLRFQSSAVMALQEASEAYLVGLFEDTNLCAIHAKRVTIMPKDIQLARRIRGERA; this is translated from the coding sequence ATGGCTAGAACCAAGCAGACAGCGCGCAAATCCACCGGAGGGAAAGCTCCCCGCAAGCAGCTGGCGACCAAAGCGGCCCGCAAGAGCGCTCCGGCCACGGGCGGAGTGAAGAAACCCCATCGCTACAGGCCCGGCACGGTGGCTCTGCGGGAGATCCGCCGCTACCAGAAATCCACCGAGCTGCTGATCCGCAAACTGCCCTTCCAGCGCCTGGTGCGAGAGATCGCTCAGGACTTCAAGACCGACCTGCGCTTCCAGAGCTCGGCGGTGATGGCCCTGCAGGAGGCCAGCGAGGCTTACCTGGTGGGGCTGTTTGAGGACACCAACCTGTGCGCCATCCACGCCAAGCGGGTCACCATCATGCCCAAAGACATCCAGCTGGCCCGCCGGATCCGCGGGGAGCGCGCCTAA